The genomic segment accctatttccttttaaccgttgATAtgatgtattatattataagagagaaaagtaaacaaaagaaatacaagtcaaaatatttcaacTCACGTCTTGGCAATCATTTCAGCCTCCTTATCCAGACCTGGTGGTAGACCATGACCTTGAAGAAGACTCTGTTCCAGCAGCAGTTCTGGTGGGTACAGCATTGTAGGGTACAGGGAGAATGGAGAACCACTGGAAAGAAGAAATGAAATCATTAGTACATGACGACTTTAATGATGATGAAGAGACCAAATTGACAATTGAAAAGGACCTTTAAACTGTTTATGCTTAAGGCATAAACTTGCATGATAAATATAAGCAAGAGATAGATTGTTAGGAAAATATGAATAGTCTGCTTACCCCTGTGAGAATAAAGCAACTTGTGCCAGTCCTGGAAGACCAGCTAGTGATGCTGTGTACTGTTGCTGCATCTTCAGTTGTTCTTGGAGGCTTCCCTTCCTGCCACCTGCTAGATACTGTTGCAGAAGGAGGCTTTGCACTGCCTGCACCTGTAAATGAAGATGATGCGTTAATGGTAAGGTAATGTagaattttcaatacaataatttcaattatcGAAAACGTTCAAGATATTTTTGTCTAATAACCCTGGACCGGGGACTCTCAGTCCATTAGTTGAACTCATTATCTGATGAAACGTGTATGATGAAAGGCTACAGATAGTATAGacatattttctatttaccTGATCAGCAGGATTCGGAGGTCGCTGACTGTGGCTCGGAGAAGGTGCCTGACTGGTGGACGATGATGATGCAGTAGAAGGCAATATCGATATCTCAGGATATTCCCTCTCCAAAGTCTCCTGTGCGCAAAAACACAATCTTAGTTGAATGGTATAACTTgccaaaatacaataatttgtcacaaacaatacaatacattgaCGTCAATAGTCCTAAATTAGTGTTCACAGAATCTAATTATACATAACCACTATTTTGAGGACGGCGCCttttattaaaacctaaatAGACGTTGACAAAATGCCAACTAACACAATTGTGATAAAGGTTAAGCTAATGTTTCGAGGATAATGAATTTATACTTCAATAAATGAAGGTAGGGACCAGAAAGTAGCTCACCTTAGTAGCTGCCAGTCCAACTGGACCAGGTTCCATGGAATTGCTGTGCTTCTTCACCATATGACTGAACAGCAGCTTCAGATCCACATAAGCTTGACTGCAATGAGGACAATGGTAATGCAGGTTCATTCCCGTGGAGTTCTTATTCAAAGGACAAGTCTGATCATGGCACGAAGGTGGGATCGTTGGTCCTGTGATCTTCGGAGGCTCAAAGACTTTCTTATGATCGTAATCCATACGAGGCTTCATTTCCTTTGAAGGTGAGGCATCATAGATGCTTCTTGGTGACGGAGACGAAGTATTACTTCGGAGATGTGATGACGGGTAGAAGGTACCGGTCGCTTTTACTACTGAAATAAATATGGTTTCAAGATCAGTTTAATGTGGCTTGAGGTGAACATTGTCAAATTGATTTAAGACTGAGTGCATTAGAAAATGGCTAATGCtataaaaaatcatagaaaaataCTCACCGGACACGCTATCCTGTTCTCTTTCAAACTCACTCTTGATCGAGAAGTTTGCTGGAGTGAAAGACTCGTTGGGCTCCTTCATTGAGCTGACACTGTCTACTGAAGCCCTCTCTTTCAAAGAATAATCTTTGGCTTCCTCGAATTGCTTCTCTTGGTCTGTCTCACTCTTGATCACAGGAGTACCCCTGCCGTGTTTGTGAGTAGCCAACGCAGAGTACTGTGTCAAAATAGCTGGGCAATTATTACCCTGGGCGCAGTGGAAATGAGAGCGCAGTTGGTTCTTGAAGCAGCTCTTCCCACCACACTGGTCGAATGAAGCGAAATAGTCGAATCCTTCTAATAATGGACTGACACCATGAACTTCTCTCATGTGAGTCTCCATGATGATGTGGGTTTCGCCAGCAAAGCTGCAGTTGGAGCAGTGGAGATGGAGTCGCGCCATGCGGAGCTGGCAGGCGGGGTAGGAGGACGAGCAGGTGTCAGGGCTGGTGAACACTTCAAAGTGTTGGAACTTGATGCGCTGTGAAGAAAgaccaaaatattaataacaatcatattaaaattaattatgatagcaactgtttatttgtttaagaatACTTACAGGGAATTCTTCAATTGTTGGAATAACCGGTGACTGGATGACCGGCGGTAACTGATTACTCTTCGGTAACTTGAACGATGTAAATATGGCTGTCGGAGTGATATTGTCAGTGTATACTTCCACGACCCTGTTCTTCGGGGGCCTGCCCCTTTTTCTGCTGAACATTTCATCTAACGAACTCGATGGGTTGACTTGCTGAGGAACCACTCCAGGGTTGGGCCCAAGGTTCAACTGAGCTTGCAAGTTTGGTGTCAACTGCGAAGACAAGCTTGGTGCCATTTGGGCCAATTGTGCCAAGTTTGGCGGAAGATTGGGTAAATTCGGGACTTGACCGAGTTGAGCCGCCATATTTGGATGCAGCTGGGCTGACAGTTGAGGCGGGAAGTTTGGAGCGAATCTAGACGCTAAGTTCGGAGACATTGGGCTCAGAATCGCGTGCTGGCGATGGTGTTCCAAACGTCTGAATGGATGCTCTTCGGAGGATAGGATGACTGCTCCACAGTTCTCCCAGGTGCAGTGGTAATGGGTGATGTCTCTGATATGTTGGCAGGCAGAGTTGCCGCAAGGGTTGTTCCGGGTGTAGGTTACGAAGTAGGCTTCAGTGACTTGGTTCTGTTGCTCGTGTTCCATCACGTGTTTTACCATGGTAGTGTGGCAGCTGTGTGCCATTTTACAGCCATCAGCCAAGCAATGATAATGCTTGTTGAAAGCGCTGCATTTGTTGCATTTGTCTTCAGCCTCTTTGCCTCCATTGAATGTCTCGATATATTTCCTCGAAATCTCTTCGACTAATGCTGGATTCTGTAAAACAATGAAGTGATTTACATATTGTTTTCCTTGTTGATAAGCCTtgttactgggtttttttcgaaGCGTAGGTAAAATTTGGtgacaaaatagaaaaaccCAATTGAATCAAGAATGTTACCGAAATCGAACTCTCCACCTACAACTATGATCAACCATGTACGCATTTTTACCAATAACAACTAGCTACGCTTCGTAAAATGACTCTATTAACACTAACACATGTCGAGTGGCATAAAATCTTTCAATTACATTCTCTGCCTCGTCATCTCATTCAATAATCACTTCATATAAATGACTAAGTGTGGAATTGTTACTTACAAATGGATGCGGGTAGTCAGAATCCATCATTGGATTGGACATATCGTCATCGACGAGGACATTTCCTCCTGGGGAGTACATGCTTAAGTCAGCTCCTGGTTGCATCAGCGCGTTCTGAATCACCGAAGTAGGAAGcctgtgaataaaaataatgacacaCCCATTACTTACAATTCCGAAACCAGAAATAGCCTAAAATTTCGTATTTTTTGGTCGTTTGTGTCCCTTGAATCAACAAGGCACTGTGTAATAGTGCTATGTCATGTGTAACACAGGAAAATACAgtaaatttatataattatgtatgtgatgATATTCTTACTTCGTATATCAATTGAGGAGTATGACTCAGTTTTAGCAGCAATGTCATTCATCATGAGCTTGTGCTTGGAATAAATATGTGTGATTTCGTCGCTAACTATTTGAAGATGTACGTGATTAAGTGCATGTTACATTGactttaattcgtttattttattgcGATTACTAGAAACCCTTCTGTTAACATTCTCATCATCTGTATTTGCTCCTTAAAATGTCTTAACTATACTTAAAAGTATAACAATGTTCATCCTATATAACTccttttgttacaattttgaaaCAGTCTATTTGACTAAGATTataacgaatatttttttattaaatacttacccAAAACTCATTTCTTGTTCCTTCCTCTCATGCTTCCTCTTATGGGTGAAGATCTGACTGCTGGAATGCAGCACATAGTTGCAATGGGGCCTGATGCAGTGGATATGGTTGCACGTCTTACTGAACCGACAGTCGCGGTACGGACAGGCttcatttttcatatatttcttGAACCCATCTTTGGATAAGGCTTCGTCTTTGATGTGGTAGGTCTTGTGTTTCTCTGTAAATACATTGTTATTGGGTTTAGAATTGATATATATAATTATGGTAATGTCTAGTTATATTATTGTTGATGTAGTCAAGTTTCGAGCTATTGTCAGCATTCCAGTTATATTTTGTCGTTTCAAGATACGTGTTACTTTGTATAATATCCCGCTATTAATTTTGGAAAAGTCCAAATCAATATATGTACTACTATTTAAATGCCCTCTACTCACCCATATCAGCCTTATTCTTGAAGGTATAAGTGCATCCTGGTCTTCTGCAGTGGAAATGCGTGGTCCTTTGACCGGCGAAGACGCAATGAGGAGCAGCGCAGCTCTCAGTAGCCCTGAACCTTTGGAAACCTTCCTGAAGGATAGCAGAGTCTTTCCTGTGGTAATTGGCGTGCATTTGCACGTCTGAAGTTGATATGTATACCTGCAAATGaagaaaacaatagtttatGAGCTGCTGTTAGTAAAAATGTTGACGTGGAATTCGTCTCtgcaaattataagttttttaggGTTTAGAGGAAATAAAAGACTTGTCAGAGAGTCTTATGGTGTTGAAAACCTATTAATCTATGTGGATTGATCCAGATCTGATTATCTATGTTGATTGTTGTGTAAGAAATTAATACTttcgcattttttattttgaaacaagtatatatattatacagtgCGATTTTGAgaatttcattgaattttcaatACATTTCTTTTTGCTCTGTTTTCTTCCTTTTTAACGAAGGTTTTATCTatcttttttagtttatttttctatcgaGTTTTTATATTCATACCAGTTATTTGATGCCGTGTACTCATTTGTTCCGCAAGTGTTAATCTATATGCTTCTTTATAACAATTTCTGAGTATCTGTAATTGGCTGGTGATTCGCTAATTATATAAGTTTCtgagtaaatttaaaaaaaatgtgtggtCGATATCAAGGCGGAGTGACGCTTGAGTAGTCCTTTTAAATATGAATCTATGATGAGTTTAGacaagtaatataattaataaatgaactTGTTTCTCATAAAGTGTTGGTAGAAGGAGCGAAAGAAGTTGTTTGCGTGTTTAAAATCAAGGAAGTTTTTCACTAAATTGAAGATACAAATACCGATGcttaattttagaaattgtaagttttttttatatattttatattaaacaatttctttattcTACAAGATTTCATAAAGATGGATTATAAAAACCGGAGAATACAGAAAACAGAGTAAAACAAAGGATTGCTACGAAATTAGGTAAACGTTTACCAGACGcatcgatagatggcgttgaatGTTCAACGTTCTTTCTATTAAAGTACGACTTGAatctttctttaatattttgctatagtttttgttgtgattttaaataaatttagtttGGTATATGTCTGTTATTATGTAGTATCTATGGGGTCAATGACTGACAGAGTAGTATGCTTCCTGTCTTCAGTAAGATAGATTTTATCTGAAGGAAGGGCAGCATCCTGGCTTTGTGCTAATATCATCATTGGGATCACTGGTGCTTGttcatgttttgttttcttagtgTAAATCAGAGCAatctatacaataaaatatacgaaATACCTACCATTTCAGAATAAATTACcgcaaattttaataaaatacacgtCAAAATGAACATTTCCTTCATAATCACAATTAAACGGGGGAAATTTGAAAGATCCCAGATGTAAATGATGAAAATCAAGTTTTCACTGATGATAAAAACAATGTTGAACTTATATAACATGAGAACGACACGCCTTATActcccaaaggggtaggcagaggtagaGACAATgctaaactttataatattaaagctATTAatgctgttgatgataattCTTACCTTATCGCAGCCATCTTGGATGCAGTGGTAGTGGGTTTGGCTACGGTTGTGAGGACAGTCGCTGAATCTCTCAGAACAGTCGTCCAGGGGAGAGTATCTCATGAAGCCATGGGCGAGGGATTCGTCACGTTTCTTGTGCCActgtagaagaaaaaatatattaatgtacGATTCTCATTTCAGGATACCATAAAAACTAAATGTTCTAATAAAAACCATTAAAGACAATTACAGTATTTAAATTTGATTATTGATTTATAGAGACTACCGGAAAAAATctgttattgttttctttaggACAGGCCAGTCGCCTATCAGCGTCATAGCCATCGATTTCAATTTCTGTCActagtattatttacatataatctTCAAATAATTACCTTGAAGTGTCTGATCATCTCCTCTTTCTTGCAGAACACCCTGGCAGTGCAGTCCATGCAGTGGAAATGCTCCCGGTAACCCAGGTCCTTGCAGTATGAGGAACCGCATTCTAGAGTTGAGCTGTACCTGTAGAACAAACCATTTCAATTAAAACCTTTTGCCTTAGACTCTTATCTTTATCAAACAAAACATCTTCACTTTTTACTCTTTATCCATTGACCTCTTCATCATTAGAATTCTTGTTACCAACCAACAGAGTATCGAAATCATACAAAACAACTTCAACAGtacaaaacttattaaaatcATTACACAAATTAATATCCATATGTATAGCTATTGGAGTAAAAAATCCATTCGTAGGTAACGTCATCATGACTTCtgataacaatttaataacttCAAATTGATCACGAAAAATATTCACGCTCCAAAGTATACAACAAAAAGTGACaggtaaattatatttagaataATCAGTAGCAATACCTCTTAACGTATCTGGAGTAGTCGACTGTGGTCTGCAAAGAATTCTTCCGTGCCTGGTCCAAATGATTCAACGCCGAGAGCAGACCTACAAAAACGAAAAAACATGttgatacaaacaaaaaactatattatGCTAATACACATCGAAACAATAATAACTAACGATACATTCATCCATTCCTTTTCCGTCAAACTTATTCTTTTGTTTGGAACAGCCAAATCACCTCCATGCATCATATCCAGCCGAACAATGTAGTGTTTTCatcatattttaaaactagcgAGTCTTTATGAACGGTTCCGTTCACGTTTGCGTTACATGCTTCATAGTTAGAAGTTTTTAGTTCAAAAACAACTTAAACGTCGGGCGGGTTGTGTAAGCGGCCCCTCCCCATATCAAGTTTTGgagtatcaaataaattattatggtaATTAATCAATGTTTTCTCCTAGTCACTGTGGAGCGGCCCATTGTGAGTGATCGTTGACGCTTGCTCTATGTACACTGGTGCACGAAGCTCTTTTTGTATAtcgatttgttttttaataagacGAAAGATCTTATCTTTTAAATAGAAACGAATGTGTGGAGCGAGAATCAAATGCTTGAGACGTTCAAGTTTTATTTAGGAAACCGAAGCGTTTCACATTGATTTTACGGTAAAATTGTTGTTATAATGCGATTGCATACCTAAGTGCAAATATTATATGAGTTCGATTAACGTCTCggcaatttatattttgttaccatGTAATAAATGAGATTATTATTTGGAActtttcaagttatttttacATGTCGATCGAGTATTGATGGTACAAAAATGGtttaatgaaatatatattttcattaactcTTTTCCTAACCACTTCTGCACTCATCATTACAAGACATACTCGTATGTATTGTATCGAATTCTCGCGTGTAAAgttttaaagagaattaaacTCGAAACGATGCTATGTCGAAATACCGTcgcttttttttacaaaatcgtTTTTGAAAGACGAATTAATACCTATACTTATGTAGATTAGAGCTCACAACACAATGGCTGTTAACATGTAGCTAGATAATTTGTGTGTTACATAAGTCGTGCATGAATCGTGATTGTAATAACGGACAGGGTTTAGAGAGAGCAGGTTATTATTAATGAATGAGGGTACTTTGATCCGGAATTAGGGTTGACGATGATAGAAAAGATTTCGGAGACACTGATGATAAAAGCTTAGAAGGAAAcattaataatgatgatgatttaggACTAATAGATGTTGAATCTACTTTCATTATTGATAATGTTCCAATAAAAGAAGTATGTGAATGTATAGCGCATGTTTTgacgtttaaatatttgttgGTGTTCAGCCCTAGTTTTGGTTGTAACCGAGTTAATAGCTCACGACTTACCAGCGATAGTGCgaatatagaaaaacaattgtacATCGACAGTACTTCGTGTTTATTGCCTCTAATTTATGGAGATTATAGATAAGATTGGAACTGTTAACGAAAACAGTAAATTATAAGGCAGTtattaagaaaaagaaaatgtgtaaCAAACCACGAATAAGCAATAACAAAGTGGAGCAAACGTtcaaagaaatagaaataaatatagcaAATATTTCAATGCCAATGCACTAAATgataaagatattaaaactaGCTTAAACAGTTATGACCGGAGCAAAGTTTCAACAAACTAAATAAGTTATAAAGACTATTAAAGTCTATAAAAAAGTAGCATCCCGTTATGAAGATTTTATGCAAATTAATTGGCTTCAATATAAAAACGATCCATTTGATACTTCATGTTACAACTAGGTCTTATAGTAACAGTAATGCTTAAAGCAAACCTACCATTACATTTTCGAAACGATaccataatttacattttaggGAGTGGTACTCGCCATACTCCTAATTAAAATGCCCATATAAACATCATATCGAtggaatattaaatatatacgTGGCGccttaaaatttcaaattccGATGGAAATCAAAAAGACAATGGGTGTTCGAATCAGATAAGTACCGACACAATAAACATCCATAATACGATGGTAGGTTTTTTAGGAAATTTCGTAAGATATTGTGCCGGTTCATTCAGGCGAAACAATGGCTCCTCATAATGTCCTACATAATGGGTTTTTGAACTCGCTCAACGGAACCACGAGTGATCGAAAGTTCTTAGTACTGGGATTTATGATTCCAAGGAAATTGGGTGGGGACTTCCTTTTGAATTGATTGTCGTTGACAACTGAATGATACGGAGGGCATTGTAGTTGATCATAGGTAAGTGGAAGATGATTGTACACAGAAAATAAGCACAGAATTCAATATAGTTAATAGTACATCCAGTTCATTGCATAGCTAAGCCAAGATACCTAAAACTGATTAGCTCCAGTCTAGCTCCACTTTTTTACCAGATCAGGATgtaaaataaacagacaaaGTGGATACAAGTGTACATAATGACTATACGGATCAACGGGCGACTACAGAAATAATCATGACTATACGTAcgaaaaaaacaacaaaaaccaaAGAACTGAATGTtggcaaaaaataaaagaacgaAATCGATATAATTCACACGTTTCTAGAGTTCCGACGGATAAGAGAAATACTGCTCGATTTATCTTTTTGAaactattaaagtaatttgCATTGGTCATTTTTGAAGCCGATACCATTCAGTAGGAGCCTTTTATAGAACTTTTCCAGATAAGCTGTCTATTTCTCCACGCGAGCTAGCCATGATGGATGTAGTCTGACGCCCTCagtaaatatcattttttaCTCACAACACACAAACGATTATTGTATACGTTTCGGCAAAAAATGAAACAGAATGTTCTGTACGTGAGTGCActcaataatttttaaatttcctgaGACAGCTGTGACCCAAGCATGCCTGGGAATCCACATATAATCCCTCTCTGGCATTTAGTTAAGTGGAAAACGAATAAATGTCAGTTGGTACTGTTCAGTGTTCAGTTTCGGTCACCGTTTACAGTTCTATgactaattgaaattaaaatgtcacTTAAGATTTAGATAAACGGATTTGTGTGGCCGATTTTAGATTGTTCTTCAAAGAATGTCCGACGAAAAATGTGTCAGATCAATCAAATATGGAGTTTAGAAGTTCCTAGAATTACTTAACAGTTTTAAGATTAAAAGCTTTTGTTTTTCCTAGTCacttaatgtttaaattaactGTCAATTATGTTCTGTCTACATTTTTTGCTGCACTACCGTTAGCTACTTGTGTATTAAGTAGAACGATttataataataccttttgaATATTGTAATCAATCTACTTGCAAAACAACTTTTCCTTCAATATCGATCACCAatcattttatacaaattaacaaCGGTTACTTTCAAAACGCATTTGATATCTCTCATTAATTATTCCATTGTCTTCACATCGACAATCAGATCATCGTGCAAGAGTTCAATAACTGCATCAATTTCTTGCATCAGTACCCGTCTTCCATCTAAATTGACATTTACTCTCTGCAAGTATGTCTAAAATGTAAATGCGGTTACTACACACACCAATTCACGTGTGTTCGCAACTATTTATCGTCCCATAATAACTGCCAAGCAATACTCAACTTTATTACGACCGTGTAAGGAAAAACTGGATTTATTCAACAGCAAATTCAAAACATCTTTGGGAATACGTGTCCAGCATAACCTGATATGTAATGttgattactttattaatgtttttattgaaacgAGAGATCAAGTTAGGTTGGGTGGTGTGGTCAATGTGATAGTACATTTAAGTGAGGCTGTATCGTATAGGAGGTAATGAGGCGGGGCGATGGGTGTACGTACGGACAAAGATCTGACTATTGACATACACGAGATCATCTAtatataagtatctacttagAATTCTTAAGCTTATTAACAAGTTATGATGTCGAAGACTTGTTTTGTGACTTAAAATATTAACGAAGACAAAAACAGAATATGAAATGCTTATGTATCAAATACTCAATAGAGCGTATTATTGAATACATTACACATATGGAAGTTCTCGCGTatctaattgaataaaaatatgaatctcTCATCCCAATTTGTACAGAAACGAGATGAATCATATCATTCCTTGGAGCGTTACGTCAATTGATGGCCAATTTAAGTATACAGCTGGTTTCATTGTCTGTAACCAACTTCGAACTTTATGTCCAGGAATTATGATTGTAAATTGGGTGTGAACATTTTATAAGGATGTTTCAACACATTTGTCATGTCCCaagtactttttattacaatatttcggTGCGCGATGTACAGATAAGGGGCCGTGgtgtctagttttatttttccaaGGATCCGTTCCCATTGTTGGCgttagaatttaaaatatttccaacGTTTTCCTGTATCGACAATAATACGTTTTTTACAAGATATTCTTATTGTTCTGTATCTTCAAATCTTTTTGTATaaccaaatatattattgtgGTACGATTTTAGCTTTACATATTTGAAAAAGTAACATTTTCCTCAATCTGAAGATAGAACAAAAAATTTGGGGCTTCCCAAGGCACGGTTCTTGGTCCAACGCCTAATCTGTAGTAATGTCAAGTTGTCAATCAAAGAACTAATGATAACAGTAAAATCTGTAACTCGATCTTAGAACCGTCCTATTAAGTCCATCAGTTACGTTATAATTGCCGTGCATTGTGTACAGTGTAGTTAATTGTCCATATTAAACTTAGTAATGATCATTAATTACTTGCCAATATGATTTCAGACGTTTACACGGGCAGGCGCTCGTAAACTTTAGTCGGCGGATGAAAGAGCCGAGATAATTATGAACGTACGCATGCGTAGATCAAATCGGGATCCATCGATCGATAAGGGATCTAGATATGTTGCGCCGGCGATCACTTGTTCCTATTGCGTTTGTTGATGGCAATTTTATGTGCAATGTAACGCCCGATGACGTACGCATTCTGTTACACGTTGCCGTGTTTGTAGTTAGCTACGGTGATGATATTCATtatcttttattaaatcttCGTACGAATTGTGTACCTGACGTGTAATCATGTTCAGTGTCATTACACAATACTTCCATGTGTGGTGTGaatcataattatcattaaattgaACTTTAGCGTCCACTGTTAATTTTATTCTCATcatcacattttttattgatttaaatgcTTTTGTGTTTTCCGATATTATTATcgatttattgatatttattatgtgaTGAACGGCTAATGCAATTTCCATGTCGATAGAAAGAGATTCGCGATCAAACACCATACGATTGGGTCGTAGATCTTCGTCTTTGTTCGGCCATCTCCGTCGTCCGGCGCACGCGCTGATTGGAGTAAATGATTCCGCATgatcttgttttgttttattctgttTACTCTGTCTTGCTTGATGGTTTACgggttttgtttttagttttgtacGGCGACCAGTCAATTAGAgcgtacatttttgttttaaagaaagTATTGATTTAGAATTTGGTTCTGTATGTATAATGAGACTCtatatgaaagaaaataaatttccAAGAATTCTATACCATGGGAAAGCTAATAAAACCTAGATCTAGAATGCACAGGAAGACTAACACAGGAGCTAGCAACATTATAAATCATTAATAAAGAAGgaaacgaaaataataaaacgtagtCGCATGCGCATAATGCCAAGTGCACGTTCAATTTTCTCAATACCTGACTGGTCTAAACTGCGGGGCGtggtttacaatacaaaataggTAATTGGCTTGCAAAtcgaatatttttgtgttgctaAATGTCACGAGCTATGTGGTCACACGATATTTAAAGATAAGCATGTCATTCATGGGGAAATAGATGTGGATGAGAATGGATGAGTGTGGATGATCATTCACACTTGTGAATTCCAAACGTTTGTTGcaattttgtaggaaataatacttttgctttgtcgtttatattgttttt from the Spodoptera frugiperda isolate SF20-4 chromosome 16, AGI-APGP_CSIRO_Sfru_2.0, whole genome shotgun sequence genome contains:
- the LOC118280644 gene encoding uncharacterized protein LOC118280644 isoform X1 translates to MTTAMAAHQESIHERLQPAPEEPLYLHHEASSWPESSDHQDEHSTDMSPYYNMPKRNKRKNFKPRCAPNTTAFSDDSNGANCDETGSPINGNDRTTPENVGEDDKDDGNYTKIGVKNFSLLKGGAVDLSRRLSTDSNENIDSNYQNRLPEDKKVDSFQHSYIHSLQINQGAERDRTVLNFSNLQNKTFCAKNPFAISQLIKTNSPPRRRDSDSDEDKGQDINANERLEENQEQMETNETQQNGDASNATNRILRDYAMNTMKELLGIYGLSSNEVADAISGQIRALEALQGKPFTQLPLGLKRRHDSGMEDGTDRSMRRSSSATEDEGSTNITPPKTPDNDIEAQRQRALQIINQQSMRLFNRSQGQEEDGSGSDDGDQTLDLSVSRDTDGQEQSATSSAANSVSEFEQQNLLMRKNLEDLANLQMQGFFQKQSSMDADDSQERKLQASGLLSALNHLDQARKNSLQTTVDYSRYVKRYSSTLECGSSYCKDLGYREHFHCMDCTARVFCKKEEMIRHFKWHKKRDESLAHGFMRYSPLDDCSERFSDCPHNRSQTHYHCIQDGCDKVYISTSDVQMHANYHRKDSAILQEGFQRFRATESCAAPHCVFAGQRTTHFHCRRPGCTYTFKNKADMEKHKTYHIKDEALSKDGFKKYMKNEACPYRDCRFSKTCNHIHCIRPHCNYVLHSSSQIFTHKRKHERKEQEMSFGLPTSVIQNALMQPGADLSMYSPGGNVLVDDDMSNPMMDSDYPHPFNPALVEEISRKYIETFNGGKEAEDKCNKCSAFNKHYHCLADGCKMAHSCHTTMVKHVMEHEQQNQVTEAYFVTYTRNNPCGNSACQHIRDITHYHCTWENCGAVILSSEEHPFRRLEHHRQHAILSPMSPNLASRFAPNFPPQLSAQLHPNMAAQLGQVPNLPNLPPNLAQLAQMAPSLSSQLTPNLQAQLNLGPNPGVVPQQVNPSSSLDEMFSRKRGRPPKNRVVEVYTDNITPTAIFTSFKLPKSNQLPPVIQSPVIPTIEEFPRIKFQHFEVFTSPDTCSSSYPACQLRMARLHLHCSNCSFAGETHIIMETHMREVHGVSPLLEGFDYFASFDQCGGKSCFKNQLRSHFHCAQGNNCPAILTQYSALATHKHGRGTPVIKSETDQEKQFEEAKDYSLKERASVDSVSSMKEPNESFTPANFSIKSEFEREQDSVSVVKATGTFYPSSHLRSNTSSPSPRSIYDASPSKEMKPRMDYDHKKVFEPPKITGPTIPPSCHDQTCPLNKNSTGMNLHYHCPHCSQAYVDLKLLFSHMVKKHSNSMEPGPVGLAATKETLEREYPEISILPSTASSSSTSQAPSPSHSQRPPNPADQVQAVQSLLLQQYLAGGRKGSLQEQLKMQQQYTASLAGLPGLAQVALFSQGGSPFSLYPTMLYPPELLLEQSLLQGHGLPPGLDKEAEMIAKTRRTHTTRGPHMRVMKDEPIPEGYLRFRFNEDCAYQHCGYREHQTHFHCTRKDCGYSFCDKTRFVQHTARHERLDTLMGGDFQQYRANVYCKRPECPHASTFGTGQNKASHFHCLKCDFVCTDTNKVVAHRRQHQKLDSIQAAGFEKFPPSKGCGYEPQCIHSKKQTHYHCLQCGFAVLGLSQMTSHKYKHQEANLGPSTSGTN